A section of the Cottoperca gobio chromosome 17, fCotGob3.1, whole genome shotgun sequence genome encodes:
- the LOC115022201 gene encoding cAMP-specific 3',5'-cyclic phosphodiesterase 4B-like isoform X2, with amino-acid sequence MPEANYLFSVSWGYIKFKRMLNRELSHLSEMSRSGNQVSEYISNTFLDKQNELELPCPVPKSRERKRRQRQQQQQPLQPQPQQQQSGMMTQISGVRKVSHTPSISGSTGNRFGVKTDQEELLSKDLEDINKWGLNIFKVTEHSHNRPLTCIMYTIFQERDLMRKFKIPTDTFVTFMLTLEGHYHSDVAYHNSLHAADVAQSTHILLSTPALNAVFTDLEILAAIFAAAIHDVDHPGVSNQFLINTNSELALMYNDESVLENHHLAVGFKLLQEDNCDIFQNLAMKQRQTLRMMVIDMVLATDMSKHMSLLANLKTMVETKKVTSSGVLLLDNYTDRMQVLRNMVHCADLSNPTKPLDLYRQWTDRIMNEFFHQGDRERERGMEISPMCDKHTASVERTQVGFIDYIVHPLWETWADLVHPDAQDILDTLEDNRNWYQNMIPQSPSPPFYTSDGEGGPHGELGGGPGASKFQFELTLDDQDGQSGDGERAMMEMAEGVILQDHASDQGGIEMVAHDVSPAET; translated from the exons ACAAGCAAAATGAGTTGGAGCTTCCATGTCCAGTTCCTAAATCgagggaaaggaaaagaaggcagcggcagcagcagcagcagccgctgcagccgcagccgcagcagcagcagagtgggaTGATGACGCAGATCAGTGGGGTGAGGAAGGTCAGCCACACGCCCAGCATCTCTGGAAGCACGGGGAATCGTTTCGGGGTCAAGACGGACCAGGAGGAACTGCTGTCCAAG GACCTGGAGGACATCAACAAATGGGGCCTGAATATCTTCAAAGTGACGGAGCACTCCCACAACCGACCGCTCACATGCATCATGTACACCATCTTTCAG GAGCGAGACCTGATGAGGAAGTTCAAGATTCCAACGGACACCTTTGTGACGTTCATGCTGACCTTGGAGGGCCACTATCACTCCGACGTGGCCTACCACAACAGCCTGCACGCCGCTGACGTAGCCCAGTCCACACATATCCTCCTGTCCACCCCCGCGCTGAAT GCGGTCTTCACAGATCTGGAGATCTTGGCAGCCATTTTTGCTGCAGCCATTCACGACGTGGACCACCCAGGAGTGTCCAACCAGTTCCTCATCAACACCA acTCCGAGCTGGCTCTGATGTACAACGACGAGTCGGTGCTGGAGAACCACCACCTGGCCGTGGGCTTCAAACTGCTGCAGGAGGACAACTGCGACATCTTCCAGAACCTCGCCATGAAGCAGAGGCAGACGCTCCGGATGATGGTCATCGACATG GTATTGGCAACTGACATGTCTAAACACATGAGCCTGCTGGCTAACCTGAAGACGATGGTGGAGACCAAGAAAGTGACCAGCTCTGGAGTCCTACTGTTGGACAACTACACCGACAGGATGCAG GTTTTGCGAAACATGGTTCACTGTGCGGACCTGAGCAACCCGACCAAGCCTCTGGATCTGTACCGGCAGTGGACAGACAGGATCATGAATGAGTTCTTCCACCAGGGAgaccgagagagggagagggggatggAGATCAGTCCGATGTGCGACAAACACACAGCTTCAGTGGAGAGAACACAG GTTGGCTTCATCGATTACATTGTCCACCCTCTGTGGGAGACGTGGGCCGACCTGGTCCACCCCGACGCCCAGGACATCCTGGACACACTGGAGGACAACAGGAACTGGTACCAGAACATGATCCCCCAGAGTCCTTCCCCTCCCTTCTACACCAGCGACGGCGAGGGCGGCCCACATGGGGAGCTGGGAGGGGGACCTGGGGCGAGTAAATTTCAGTTTGAGCTGACGCTGGATGACCAGGATGGACAGAGTGGAGACGGGGAGAGAGCGATGATGGAGATGGCTGAAGGTGTGATACTCCAAGACCACGCCTCTGATCAGGGCGGGATTGAAATGGTGGCGCATGACGTCTCCCCAGCAGAAACATAG